A genomic stretch from Peromyscus eremicus chromosome 6, PerEre_H2_v1, whole genome shotgun sequence includes:
- the Trim59 gene encoding tripartite motif-containing protein 59, translated as MHNFEDELTCPICYSIFEDPRVLPCSHTFCRNCLENVLQASGNFYIWRPLRIPLKCPNCRSIIEIASTGIESLPVNFALRAIIEKYQQEDHPDVVTCPEHYRQPLNVYCLLDKKLVCGHCLTIGQHHGHPIDDLQSAYLKEKDTPQKLFKQLTDTHWTDITRLIEKLEEQKCHSEKMVQGDKEVVIQYFKELTDTLEQKKKYFLAALGDVGKLVSQEYTPQIERVKEIREQQLELMTVTTSLQDESPLKFLENIDDVRRRVQMLKRRPLPEVQPVEIYPRVSQVLKEWSRTEIGHIKKAVIPEMRIASKRMSYSWPEKDEKEMEFFKILNIVIVSLISVILMLILFFSQHIITFLNEITSTCFSEVSLSLYQSLSNNLYDLKNTVCYTLYLLKEFMWKIVFR; from the coding sequence ATGCACAATTTTGAGGACGAGTTAACGTGTCCCATTTGTTACAGTATTTTTGAAGATCCTCGAGTATTACCATGCTCTCATACATTTTGTAGAAATTGTTTGGAAAATGTTCTCCAGGCATCTGGTAACTTTTATATATGGAGACCTTTGCGAATTCCACTCAAATGTCCTAACTGCAGAAGTATCATTGAAATTGCTTCCACTGGTATAGAATCCTTACCTGTCAATTTTGCATTAAGAGCAATTATTGAAAAGTACCAGCAAGAAGACCACCCAGATGTTGTCACCTGCCCTGAACATTACAGGCAACCATTAAATGTTTATTGTCTACTAGATAAAAAATTAGTTTGTGGCCATTGTCTTACTATCGGCCAACATCACGGTCACCCTATAGATGACCTTCAAAGTGCCTATCTGAAAGAAAAGGATACACCTCAGAAGTTGTTTAAACAGTTAACTGACACACACTGGACAGATATCACTCGTCTTATTGAAAAGCTTGAAGAACAGAAATGCCATTCTGAGAAAATGGTTCAAGGTGATAAGGAAGTTGTTATCCAGTATTTTAAGGAGCTTACTGATACattggaacagaaaaaaaaatattttttggcaGCTCTCGGTGATGTTGGCAAGCTGGTTAGTCAAGAATACACTCCACAGATTGAAAGGGTGAAGGAGATAAGAGAGCAACAACTTGAGCTAATGACAGTGACAACATCTTTACAAGATGAGTCTCCACTGAAGTTCCTAGAAAATATTGATGATGTCCGCCGGCGTGTGCAGATGTTGAAACGAAGACCACTGCCTGAGGTGCAGCCTGTTGAAATTTACCCTCGAGTAAGCCAAGTACTAAAAGAGTGGAGCAGAACAGAAATTGGACATATTAAGAAAGCTGTCATTCCTGAAATGAGAATTGCTTCAAAAAGGATGTCATATTCCTGGCCTGAGAAGgatgaaaaagaaatggaattttttaaaattttaaatattgttatAGTGTCACTAATTTCAGTGATATTAATGTTGATACTCTTTTTCAGCCAACACATAATCACCTTCTTAAATGAAATCACTTCAACATGTTTCTCTGAAGTCTCTTTGTCTCTTTACCAAAGTTTATCTAATAATTTATATGACTTAAAAAATACGGTATGCTACACTTTATATTTGTTAAAGGAATTCATGTGGAAAATAGTTTTTCGTTGA